The sequence GAATGGAAATAAAACCTTAAGTCATTGCTGAATTCAGCAATGATTCGTTTTAAAGAGAAGTTAAGAGAATTATTTTTGGACCAGTGTTATACTAAACCCAAATCGTTTTCGTAATGTGTTAGCGGTTTCTATAATCAATCAAAGGAGCGAAAAAAGTTGAAAAAAATAACCTTAGGAACGAGTGATTTACAAGTATCAAACGTGGCTTTAGGCTGCATGTCCATGAATCGTTTGTCTACCCAAGAAGCTACTGAAGTCGTCCAAAACGCATTAGATTTAGGCGTAAACTTTTTTGACCATGCAGATATTTACGGCAAAGGCCAATCAGAAGAAGTTTTTTCTACGGCTCTAAATTTACGCTCTTCGATTCGAGACAACATCATTATCCAAAGCAAAACTGGGATTCGCGAAGGATTCTATGACCTTTCTAAAGAACACATTCTGAAAACAGTAGACGACAGCTTAAAAAGACTAAAAACCGACTATCTTGATATTCTTTTGCTGCATCGTCCAGATGCATTAGTCGAACCCGAAGAAGTAGCAGCAGCTTTTGATCAATTAGAACAAAGCGGCAAAGTTCGCCACTTTGGCGTCAGCAATCATAATCTCATGCAAATTGATTTGTTAAAAAAATCTGTTAAACAGGATTTGATCGTTAACCAACTGCAATTAAGCGTCATGCATACTGGAATGATCGATGCTGGTATCAACGTCAACACCAAATTTGATGGTGCCGTTGATCGTGATGGCAGTGTTTTAGATTATAGTCGCCTTAAAGATATGACGATTCAAGCTTGGTCCCCTGTCAAAGCTGATAAAGGAGTATTTGTTGATAACGATGCGTATCCAGAAATCAACGCCACATTGAAAGAAATTGGTGAGCGGCATGGTTTAGATAATTCTGCAACGGCTATCGCTTGGATTTTGCGTCACCCTGCTAATATTCAAACGATTGTAGGAACGATGACTCCTGAACGTTTGAAACAATACGTCAAAGCCTCTGAGGTCAGATTGACTCGTGAAGAATGGTATGAAATTTACCGTGTAGCGGGAAACAATGTCCCTTAACCGAGTATCCACCTAAAAAGCCCTGCGTTTCTTACTTTATTCAGTAAGAAGCGCAGAGCCTTTTTGCTTTAGCCGAAAAGCATAGCATCTTTAACTTGGTTTGCCTACCTTATCGATAGAGTTTTCATGTCCTTACGGTACTCAAAAAGGGTTTGCCTACCTTATCGACAGAGATTTCACATCCTTACGGTACTCAAATGGAGTTTGCCTACCTTATCGACAGAGTTTTCATGTCCTTGCAGTACTCAAATGAGATTTACATACTACATATGCTTTACTCAGATCTCACTTATACGGTTTGCACGATGTCTGTGCTATCGAGGGAAAATCAATGACTAAAATTGTTGAAGTGAAAAAATACGTTAGCAAGTTTTCACTCACCAACGTCAAATATTGTACCACAATTAAAATAGCACCCCCTCTTATTCGAAGGATGCTGGTTTAATTTAAGAGTAAATAGAATCTTCAGTTTGTTTATTGATGTATTGACGCATATTATTCGTCATGCCGGCTAAATAAATTTCTGCTGGGTCATTAGTATTATCCAATTCAACCGTTGTTCCATCTATCGGCAGTGTTTGTTGGAAAATAGCTTCGTATTCCGCAACACTTACTTCTGCTCTTGATGAAAGCAAGTCCATATGTTGTACCACGTTTAAATGCGAACGGAATCCAGGTTGTAAAATACCAGTAAAGAATTCACCCACTGCGCCGGAACCATAGCTGAATAAACCGATTCTCTCTCCATCGGCTAAGTCCTCTTGCTGCTCAAGCAAAGATAGCAAGCTGAGGTACAATGAGCCGGTATAGATATTTCCTACTACTCGGTTGTAACCCGTGCTTACTTGATAATTGGCCAGCAGCCGTTCTTGGTCTGCAGCTGAACCTTCCTCTAACAAAACAGGTTTCAAGGCTTTTAGTCCCATTTTCGTATAAGGCAAATGGAAACAAATCGCTTCAAAATCTTTTAAGGCTAGATTGGTTTTAGCTTTATACTGGGCCCAAGCTGTTGCAAAAAATTGGATGTACTGTTCGTTTGAAAATTTGCCGTCAACAAAAGCTGCTTCTGAATAGATAGGCCGCCAAAAGTCCATGATATCAGCAGTCACATACGCACTTTGTTCTTCAAATGCTAATATACTAGGTTCAGCGCTAATCACTAAAGCAACCGCTCCAGCTCCTTGTGTAGCTTCTCCTGAAGTATTTAAACCGTATCTTGAAATGTCTGATCCCAAAACCAATACTTTGCTTTCTGGATTTAACGCTATATGTCCTTTTGCCATTTGAATCCCAGCAGTTGCTCCATAACAAGCTTGTTTGATTTCAAACGCACGAGCTTCGGAACGTAACCCTAATAAATGATGCACATAAATGGCTGCAGCTTTTGAATGATCAATACCAGACTCTGTACCAAAAATAACCAAATCAATTTTCTCTTTATCTTTTTCATCTAATATATTTAAAGCTGCGTTTGCTGCCAATGTAACCGCGTCTTGTGTGAGTGGAGCTAGAGCCATTTTTTCTTGGCCAATGCCAATAGTGAACTTTTCAGGCTCTATTTCTCTAGCAACCGCTAGTTTTTTCATATCAACATATAAATGAGGGGTATAAAACCCGATTTTATCAATCCCTATTTTCAAAAAAATTCTCCTCCACTACTTTGTTATTCATGTCTGTTAGTTGATGAGGTACAAAAATAAGCGTTTTGCGCTAACTTTATAACAACCAGTTTTCTTTCTCTTATGATGCTATTAAAAGAATAGTTCAAATAGCACAAAAAAACAACTGGTTGAAAACAATCTAAAGATAACTTTAACAATCTACCAGAGGATGTCTGTCTTTTTCATTCTAAAAAATTTAACAAATCTTAAAGTGTTAAACAGACGCAAGTATCGTACAATAGACAGAAAGAAGCACTCACTCATTTCGTCTTTTGGGATGGCGAGTACCTTCATAAAAACGAAAGCATATTGCAACATTAAGGAGAAGAAGAAAATGGAAGAAGTTGTCATTGTTAGTGCCGCAAGAACACCAATTGGAAAATTTGGCGGAAGCTTAAAAAACACAACCGCTGTTGAATTAGGTATTCTCGTCGCGAAACAAGCCATTGATCGGGCAGCTATTTCACCAGAAGTAGTAAATCAGGTTATTTTTGGAAATGTCTTACAAGCTGGACTAGGACAAAACCCAGCACGTCAAATAGCTGTCCATGCCGATGTTCCTTATGCATCCCCAGCGATGACCATTAATGAAGTTTGCGGTTCAGGGTTAAAATCCGTCATTCTTGCCAGTCAAGCCATTCAATTAGGAGACGCTGATGTGATCGTAGCAGGCGGAACAGAAAACATGTCACAAGCTCCTTATCTTTTAAATCATCATCGGTGGGGAAAAAAAGCTGGCGATGACCGGATGATCGACAGCGCTATGCATGATGGTTTATCGGATGCGTTCAATCATCTGCCTATGGGTCTGACCGCTGAAAAAGTAGCGGAACAATACGGCATTTCAAGAGCCGAACAAGATGCATTCGCGTTACGCTCGCAAATGAAAGCTGCAGCTGCACAGGAGAATGGGCGATTCACGGAAGAAATCGTCCCAGTTGCGGTTAAAGATTCAAAAGGCAAACCGCTTTTATTCAGTGAAGACGAATTTGTTCGAAAGAATACTAGTTTAGAAAGTTTAACTGCTCTTAACCCTGCTTTTGCCGAAAACGGAACCGTTACTGCCGGAAATTCTTCGGGTATAAACGATGGAGCAGCAGCACTTGTCTTGATGAAAAAATCCCGTGCTGAACAATTAGGTGTGCCTTATTTAGCCACCATACGCGGATATGCTGAAATCGGCATTGACCCTTCGATCATGGGATATGCTCCCTATCAGGCCATTGAAACGGTTTTAAAAAAAACAAACTTGTCTTTGGATGATATTGACTTAATTGAATTAAATGAAGCTTTTGCTGCTCAAAGTGTAGCCGTATCTAGAGATTTAAAGCTTCATAGCGACAAAGTCAACGTGAATGGCGGAGCGATCGCTTTAGGCCATCCGATAGGCGCTTCCGGAGCCAGAATTTTAGTCAGTTTGCTCCACGAAATGCAAAAAAAACAAGCTCATTTAGGATTAGCTTCATTATGTGTAGGCGGCGGAATCGGAATTTCTATGGTACTTGAGAAGAGCTAAAAACGTTGTTACGCAGCTGTTTCCAGATTTGAAACCGTTATAATAGCTAGTTTGTGCTTTATTTGGTATAATGAATAGCGAACACGAGTTTAAGCCTAACCATTCCATCGGTTCTTTTTTTAGAACGGGTGAAGACTTTTAATAAATTGGGCTAAACGGAAGGAGAATAAAGGATGAAAATAAATGCAGAATTGAGAACTGAAGTTGGGACTTCTTCAGCTAATCGTTACAGACGGGAAAATAAAATCCCGGCAGTTGTTTATAATAAAGGATCCGAAACTACTCCTGTCTTGTTAGACAGCAAAGATTTTGACAAGGTTTTAAAAGAATTAGGTAAAAACGGGATTTTTGATATCGTAACTGCAGAGGGAGAATCAAAACAAGTTATCATTAAAGATTTCCAAAGCGCTGCTTTAAAATATCAAATTTTGGATGTAGAGCTTCAGGCTATTACAAAAGACCAAAAACTGACAGTGACAGTTCCGATCATTTTATCAGGTGCTGAAGGCGTCAAAGAAGGTTTAGTTTCACAAACCTTAAATGAACTAGAAATTGAAACAACACCGGCTAATATTCCAACTGAATTTACCGCTGATGTTAGTGCTTTAACCATTGGAGACTCTTTAACAGTAGCAGACTTGTCTGTTGATAAAGAAATTACTGTCTTTAATGAACAAGACGAAACAGTGGCTATTGTAGCACCGCCAACTGTAATGGAAGAGCCTGCTGAACCAGCTGAGGCAAGCGACCCTGAAGTTATTGGAGAAAAAGAAGCTTAATTTTTCCCTTTATTACCATTATACAAATAAAAAAAGACTGCTGTCGCCAAGAAGAACGTATCCTTGGCGACAGCGGTCTTTTTCTTTTTCCAATTAAAGCCGCCGAATGAACTTCACTTCAAAGATCGCTTTAATGATCACAGCTACCAGAGCTCCTGCCAGTGCGCCTAGTGGGCCAAAAAGCAAGACACAAATCACAGTGGAGATTAAAGTGTAGAGCGGTCGTACGCCAATTTCTTTACCGGTCACAAACGGTTCTGCTATTTGTCGAATAATGCTCGCAACAATATATACCAACCCAAGTTGCCAAGCGATGGTCGTATCTCCCATAATAAAGCGAATGACCGCCCATGGCACCATGATCATCCCGCTGCCCAATACTGGGATGATATCGACGATTGCTATCCCGAACGCTTTGATTCCCCAGTGCTCAATGCCAATCAGCAAAAAACCACTGCACAAAACAACAAACGTCAGTACCGATAATTTACATTCAGCTTTCAAATACCCTTTCAACCCTTTGCCTGTAGCCTTAAGCACTTCTTTTAAATAGTCGATCACATTATTCATAGGCAACCCCTTCTTTAAAAACATTTAATCTGGAAGCCAATTGATTAGAATTTAAACTGCCAAGATCTTCACAATAAACGTGCGTGTCCTAGGCCCGTCAAATTCCGCAAAATAAACGCTTTGCCAAGTGCCTAATATGAGTTGTCCATCTGCGATGATCAACGTTTCGCTCGCCCCCACTACGGATGATTTCATATGCCCGTCTGAATTTCCTTCGGCATGAACGTACGCAGGTTTATTCGGAAAAGTATCATCCAATCCTACTTTCAAATCTTTTTTTACATCTGGATCTGCATTCTCATTAATGGTAATGGCTGCAGTCGTATGAGGACAATAAACAACCATCACGCCCTCTTCCACACCGCTTTTGTCCAAAGCTTCTTGCAAGTACTGATCAAGTGTTGTGAACGATTGTTTCTCATGAGTAGAAATCGTAAATGTATGCATTGTCTTTCCCATTTGTTCCATCTCCTTTTCTTGTATAGCTCCATCATACAATAGTGTTTCCAGAGACCAAACTAATATGCCGAATTTATCCAGTAAACAAAAAAATACCAAAGACTATTTTCTCAAGAAACTTCTTGTGTTTTCTTGTAGAATAGAATGAGCGGTAATTGATCAAACGAAGTAAGAAACAATGAAAGCAGGGGAAGATATGAAAGTTTATGTGGACGCAGATGCTTGTCCGGTAAAAGACATTATTATTTCAGAAGCTACAGCTGATCAAATTCCTGTGGTTCTGGTAACCAGTATTTCTCATTTTTCAACTGTCCAGCAACCGGCTGGAGTTGAAACGGTTTACGTGGACACCGGAGCTGAAGCAGCTGACTACCGCATCATGCGGCTTGTAAAAAAAGGTGATCTGCTCATCACTCAAGATTATGGTTTGGCTTCATTAGCCCTAGGGAAAGGCTGTATCATCCTTCATCATATGGGGTTCAGATACACCAACGAGACGATCGACCAACTCTTACAATCTCGTTATTTAAGTGCGATGGTCAGAAAAAGCGGCAAACGGACAAAAGGTCCTAAACCGTTCACAAACGATGATCGCAAAAAATTTCAAGAACTTTTTAAAAATACAATTGCCGAAACAAAAAGAAGCCTTTAACTTAAAAAGGCTTCTTTTTGGAGTCATTTTATCTTTACAAAAGGTACTACAAATCAATTTCCACAGCAGTCGGCACTCGCTTTTCAAACGTGTAAATGGAGTTGAATCCAGCTTCTTTCGCCATCCTCAATGCTATTTCTATTCCATACCCAACCGTTTCCGCTCGATGAGAATCCGAGCCGACAGTCAAAATTTTGCCTCCTAACGAACGATACAGTTTCAATACTTCCATTGAAGGAAGGGTTTCTTTGATTTTACTATTCGCTAACCCAGAAGTGTTGACTTCGATTCCAATTCCTCTTTCAATGGCTTTAAGCAAAATCTTTTCCAATATCATTTGGTAGTCAGAGAAATCATACGCTCCTGCAGTTTCTGTCGCATAGCGTTTGATCAAATCCAAATGCGCTAAGACGTCAATATCTGAGTGCGTTACCAACTGATACACTTCATCAAAATAACCTTGATAAATTTCTTGTGGGGATTTACTCAACATATACCGGCTCAATTTTTCTTCTTTCACATTGTGAACGGAACCCATCACAAAATCTAACGGCAAGTTGGCCAAAGCTTTTTTGTATTCGTCCTGCATCAAATGAGGTTCGCACAATTCGATTCCTGCTTTGATGACCAATTTGTCAGCATACCTTTGTCTGTTTTCTTTCAGTTGCGAAAAATAACGTTCAAAATCCATGTGCCCATAAGTGGGTGCCAGGGAATTGACAGAAAAATGTTCTGTAAAACAAATCTCATCTATTCCTTTTATTATTGCTTGTTCGCAGACAGCCGACATTTGAGCTATTGAATCAAATGAATTGTCTGTATGGTGATGGTAATCAGTGAAATACATCGTAAACACTCCTTCTATCTTCTCTTTCATCATACTAAAAAGGTCCTCACGTGGCAATCAGTACTCCCGAAATCGAAGATCTTATGAAAGAGTCAACTTTGCATGAGTGTTTACATAGTAATCAAAAAAAATGTGTTGAAACCATTTTACCAGAACAACCTAAAAGGCCGCGGGAGTGCTTCCCCTCGACCTTCTTTTTAAATTATAGGTTCTTTTTGCTTTCGTCTTCGTCGTTTACTTCAACATCTCCAGACGTGTGGATGTCCAGATCTTCTTTCCGAACCTGTTCAGAAACCTGTTTTACTTCCTCTGTTGTATCTTTTCCGATCGTTACTTCTTCTGTCACCACTGGTCGTTTTGTTACTTCAATTTGTTCTTCTTTGACAGGAATAGTTATTTCTTCGTCTTTCATGTCCAATGACCCAGTAACAGTTTCCCCATCTGTTACTGGGTGTCTTTCGACAGTGATTTCTTCATGTTTGACTGGAACTTCTATTGTTTTCATCTCTTCGGTCACAGTTTTATCAACGGTTACTTCACCAGTCTGAACTTCTTTCGTATCAACATCTAAGCGCTCTGCTTTCAAATCGATCTTTTCTTTTCCTTGGTCTAAATCATCGGAAACCGGCGGAACTGATGCAGCATTAGGCGTAGCTCCTTCAAAATCAACGGCACCTTTTTCGTC is a genomic window of Carnobacterium sp. CP1 containing:
- a CDS encoding YsnF/AvaK domain-containing protein, with protein sequence MGKFVQGSYSTLDEAERAIDKVVAEGYAKKLITLVTNHETARSIPDSLGVGINTEHAKKDKEDESFMEKVKDAFTPDEDEVDTTDMGYQADEEVLGTYKEDIENGKIIVLVDDFDDEKGAVDFEGATPNAASVPPVSDDLDQGKEKIDLKAERLDVDTKEVQTGEVTVDKTVTEEMKTIEVPVKHEEITVERHPVTDGETVTGSLDMKDEEITIPVKEEQIEVTKRPVVTEEVTIGKDTTEEVKQVSEQVRKEDLDIHTSGDVEVNDEDESKKNL
- a CDS encoding 50S ribosomal protein L25 — protein: MKINAELRTEVGTSSANRYRRENKIPAVVYNKGSETTPVLLDSKDFDKVLKELGKNGIFDIVTAEGESKQVIIKDFQSAALKYQILDVELQAITKDQKLTVTVPIILSGAEGVKEGLVSQTLNELEIETTPANIPTEFTADVSALTIGDSLTVADLSVDKEITVFNEQDETVAIVAPPTVMEEPAEPAEASDPEVIGEKEA
- a CDS encoding aldo/keto reductase, translated to MKKITLGTSDLQVSNVALGCMSMNRLSTQEATEVVQNALDLGVNFFDHADIYGKGQSEEVFSTALNLRSSIRDNIIIQSKTGIREGFYDLSKEHILKTVDDSLKRLKTDYLDILLLHRPDALVEPEEVAAAFDQLEQSGKVRHFGVSNHNLMQIDLLKKSVKQDLIVNQLQLSVMHTGMIDAGINVNTKFDGAVDRDGSVLDYSRLKDMTIQAWSPVKADKGVFVDNDAYPEINATLKEIGERHGLDNSATAIAWILRHPANIQTIVGTMTPERLKQYVKASEVRLTREEWYEIYRVAGNNVP
- a CDS encoding histidinol-phosphatase HisJ family protein, yielding MMKEKIEGVFTMYFTDYHHHTDNSFDSIAQMSAVCEQAIIKGIDEICFTEHFSVNSLAPTYGHMDFERYFSQLKENRQRYADKLVIKAGIELCEPHLMQDEYKKALANLPLDFVMGSVHNVKEEKLSRYMLSKSPQEIYQGYFDEVYQLVTHSDIDVLAHLDLIKRYATETAGAYDFSDYQMILEKILLKAIERGIGIEVNTSGLANSKIKETLPSMEVLKLYRSLGGKILTVGSDSHRAETVGYGIEIALRMAKEAGFNSIYTFEKRVPTAVEIDL
- a CDS encoding YaiI/YqxD family protein, whose translation is MKVYVDADACPVKDIIISEATADQIPVVLVTSISHFSTVQQPAGVETVYVDTGAEAADYRIMRLVKKGDLLITQDYGLASLALGKGCIILHHMGFRYTNETIDQLLQSRYLSAMVRKSGKRTKGPKPFTNDDRKKFQELFKNTIAETKRSL
- a CDS encoding secondary thiamine-phosphate synthase enzyme YjbQ — its product is MGKTMHTFTISTHEKQSFTTLDQYLQEALDKSGVEEGVMVVYCPHTTAAITINENADPDVKKDLKVGLDDTFPNKPAYVHAEGNSDGHMKSSVVGASETLIIADGQLILGTWQSVYFAEFDGPRTRTFIVKILAV
- a CDS encoding AI-2E family transporter; the encoded protein is MNNVIDYLKEVLKATGKGLKGYLKAECKLSVLTFVVLCSGFLLIGIEHWGIKAFGIAIVDIIPVLGSGMIMVPWAVIRFIMGDTTIAWQLGLVYIVASIIRQIAEPFVTGKEIGVRPLYTLISTVICVLLFGPLGALAGALVAVIIKAIFEVKFIRRL
- a CDS encoding hydroxymethylglutaryl-CoA synthase, with the protein product MKIGIDKIGFYTPHLYVDMKKLAVAREIEPEKFTIGIGQEKMALAPLTQDAVTLAANAALNILDEKDKEKIDLVIFGTESGIDHSKAAAIYVHHLLGLRSEARAFEIKQACYGATAGIQMAKGHIALNPESKVLVLGSDISRYGLNTSGEATQGAGAVALVISAEPSILAFEEQSAYVTADIMDFWRPIYSEAAFVDGKFSNEQYIQFFATAWAQYKAKTNLALKDFEAICFHLPYTKMGLKALKPVLLEEGSAADQERLLANYQVSTGYNRVVGNIYTGSLYLSLLSLLEQQEDLADGERIGLFSYGSGAVGEFFTGILQPGFRSHLNVVQHMDLLSSRAEVSVAEYEAIFQQTLPIDGTTVELDNTNDPAEIYLAGMTNNMRQYINKQTEDSIYS
- a CDS encoding acetyl-CoA C-acetyltransferase; this encodes MEEVVIVSAARTPIGKFGGSLKNTTAVELGILVAKQAIDRAAISPEVVNQVIFGNVLQAGLGQNPARQIAVHADVPYASPAMTINEVCGSGLKSVILASQAIQLGDADVIVAGGTENMSQAPYLLNHHRWGKKAGDDRMIDSAMHDGLSDAFNHLPMGLTAEKVAEQYGISRAEQDAFALRSQMKAAAAQENGRFTEEIVPVAVKDSKGKPLLFSEDEFVRKNTSLESLTALNPAFAENGTVTAGNSSGINDGAAALVLMKKSRAEQLGVPYLATIRGYAEIGIDPSIMGYAPYQAIETVLKKTNLSLDDIDLIELNEAFAAQSVAVSRDLKLHSDKVNVNGGAIALGHPIGASGARILVSLLHEMQKKQAHLGLASLCVGGGIGISMVLEKS